From Halotia branconii CENA392, the proteins below share one genomic window:
- a CDS encoding N-6 DNA methylase: protein MANPPFAGDIKEPRMIARYDLAKKPDGKWQSKVGRDILFIERNLDFLKPGGRMAIVLPQGRFNNSSDKNIRDFIAERCRILAVVGLHGNTFKPHTGTKTSVLFVQKWNDDPKAGALCPRKDDYNIFFATMRKSGKDNSGDKIWRKISSSAAAPPNDELSDLMPPSPVQRVVGVESDFLRDNHEHLVVDHDLYNHEGKTEDGIAEAFIEFAKKENFSFFELSPSVAPFDAVKYQQLMDGLEAVELSLKEALKENISFRVDSDFFKKQYLQEYFQRNKFENIILGDIAFITDGQHGYHEVDETSNISHITAKNTKNWFTDKIGADGLAQWVDDKNKRSSLQENDILLANRGTIGCCSIVKSDILPANIDQDIARIAIISNSPILPEYLLAYLNSNIGYDWVIRNSSGMVQQGLPLNKVRLIPIPFLNIKFQLRIKSLIDLSWETKELSKDIYQQAEDLLLSELGLQNWQSTEETIAVKSFAESFLSSERLDAEYYQPKYDQAEEAIKNCGFSSQNLGSLIEPIQNGFDYREYNEEGTPYIRVGDVKNGQINFDSAVKIPITMADVDKPVGLQIGDILFTRKGSFGNSAVVTELEVNGIISSEIMLLRLTSVSRQKVLPEYVSLFLNSKFGYLQVERRVHGVAYYSISQPDLANLLIPILPKLQQQKIVEKINSSFSLKLKSKQLLEIAKTRVEQAIETDEATATTWINQQLEALGINLTTTT from the coding sequence ATGGCAAATCCACCCTTTGCAGGAGACATCAAAGAACCGCGCATGATTGCCCGCTATGACCTAGCGAAAAAGCCGGATGGCAAGTGGCAAAGTAAAGTCGGGCGCGATATTTTGTTTATTGAGCGCAATCTGGATTTTTTGAAACCAGGGGGTAGAATGGCGATCGTGCTTCCTCAAGGACGCTTTAACAACTCTTCCGACAAGAACATTCGAGATTTCATTGCGGAACGCTGCCGGATTTTGGCGGTGGTGGGACTACATGGCAACACCTTTAAGCCGCACACAGGCACAAAAACCTCTGTGCTGTTTGTGCAGAAATGGAATGATGACCCCAAAGCAGGCGCACTCTGCCCCCGAAAGGATGACTACAACATCTTTTTTGCCACGATGCGAAAGTCGGGGAAGGATAATTCTGGAGACAAAATTTGGCGCAAGATTTCATCGTCTGCGGCTGCACCACCCAATGATGAACTCAGCGATTTGATGCCGCCTTCTCCAGTGCAACGAGTCGTTGGGGTAGAGAGTGATTTTTTGCGAGATAATCACGAACATTTAGTGGTAGATCACGACCTGTATAACCACGAAGGAAAGACAGAAGACGGCATTGCTGAAGCGTTTATTGAGTTTGCCAAAAAGGAGAACTTCAGTTTTTTTGAACTAAGCCCATCTGTTGCGCCGTTTGATGCTGTGAAGTATCAGCAGTTAATGGATGGGCTGGAAGCAGTTGAATTAAGTTTAAAGGAAGCTTTGAAGGAAAATATTTCTTTTAGAGTAGATAGTGATTTTTTTAAAAAACAATATTTACAAGAATATTTTCAAAGAAATAAGTTTGAAAATATCATTCTTGGTGATATTGCATTTATTACTGATGGTCAGCATGGATATCATGAAGTAGATGAAACATCAAACATCTCTCATATAACGGCTAAAAATACGAAGAACTGGTTTACAGATAAAATTGGTGCAGATGGATTAGCTCAATGGGTTGATGATAAAAATAAACGTTCTTCTCTTCAAGAAAATGATATTCTTCTGGCTAATCGTGGAACAATAGGATGTTGTTCTATTGTTAAAAGTGATATTTTGCCAGCAAATATAGATCAAGATATTGCCAGAATAGCAATTATTTCAAATTCACCAATTCTTCCTGAATATCTCTTAGCCTACCTAAATTCAAATATTGGCTATGACTGGGTTATTAGAAATTCTTCCGGTATGGTTCAGCAAGGATTACCCTTAAATAAAGTCAGATTAATACCCATACCCTTTTTGAATATAAAATTTCAACTAAGAATAAAATCATTAATTGACCTATCTTGGGAAACGAAAGAGTTGTCTAAGGACATATATCAACAAGCTGAGGATTTGCTGTTGTCGGAGCTTGGCTTGCAGAACTGGCAATCTACCGAAGAAACCATTGCCGTCAAGAGTTTTGCTGAGTCGTTCCTGTCCTCCGAGCGCTTAGATGCTGAATATTATCAACCAAAATATGATCAAGCAGAAGAAGCTATTAAAAATTGTGGTTTTTCATCTCAAAACTTAGGTTCATTGATAGAACCAATTCAAAACGGTTTTGACTACCGAGAGTATAACGAAGAAGGAACGCCTTATATTCGTGTTGGCGATGTCAAAAACGGACAGATTAATTTTGACAGTGCCGTAAAAATTCCAATTACGATGGCTGATGTTGATAAGCCTGTGGGCTTACAAATCGGAGATATTCTTTTTACCCGTAAAGGTAGTTTTGGTAATTCCGCAGTTGTTACAGAACTAGAAGTTAACGGGATTATTAGCAGTGAAATTATGCTTCTACGTTTAACTTCAGTTTCTAGGCAAAAAGTTTTACCAGAGTATGTCAGTTTATTTTTGAATTCAAAATTCGGTTACTTACAGGTTGAGCGTCGAGTTCATGGCGTAGCCTACTACAGTATTTCTCAACCAGATTTAGCCAATTTGTTAATTCCAATTTTACCAAAACTTCAACAGCAAAAGATTGTTGAAAAGATAAATTCATCATTTTCATTAAAACTAAAATCCAAACAACTACTAGAAATTGCTAAAACAAGAGTAGAACAGGCTATTGAGACTGATGAAGCAACAGCCACAACTTGGATAAATCAGCAACTTGAAGCCTTGGGCATTAATCTAACCACGACCACTTAA
- a CDS encoding type II toxin-antitoxin system RelN family antitoxin produces MKALKVMATINDQGQLTLDHPLLTDKNSRVEVIVLIPEEEEVLDDQSQVEVLADFRQAWHEAMTGHTIPVAQLWEGLEDG; encoded by the coding sequence ATGAAAGCACTTAAAGTTATGGCAACGATTAACGATCAGGGACAACTAACTTTAGATCATCCGCTTTTAACTGATAAAAATAGCCGAGTAGAAGTCATTGTGCTAATCCCTGAAGAAGAAGAAGTTCTCGATGATCAATCTCAAGTAGAAGTCTTAGCAGATTTCCGGCAAGCTTGGCACGAAGCCATGACTGGGCACACTATCCCGGTGGCTCAACTTTGGGAAGGTCTTGAAGATGGTTGA
- a CDS encoding type II toxin-antitoxin system RelE/ParE family toxin yields the protein MVDQPLIQVQASPTFKRNIRALAKKYRSIRNDIQPVIEQLQQGELSGDQIPGVGYAIFKLRVRNSDAQKGKSGGYRLIYYVKTATGIILLTVYTKSKQVDIAAKDIQSIIAEYEQQTINDEERDI from the coding sequence ATGGTTGATCAGCCTTTGATTCAAGTTCAAGCTTCGCCAACGTTTAAACGAAATATACGCGCTCTTGCTAAAAAATATCGCAGTATTCGGAATGACATACAACCTGTTATCGAACAACTTCAGCAGGGAGAGTTATCAGGAGATCAAATACCTGGTGTTGGTTATGCAATCTTCAAGTTGAGAGTCCGAAATAGCGACGCTCAAAAAGGTAAAAGTGGCGGCTATCGTCTGATTTATTACGTCAAAACAGCAACTGGAATCATTCTACTGACTGTTTATACCAAATCTAAACAAGTTGATATTGCAGCAAAAGATATTCAGAGCATCATTGCAGAATATGAGCAACAGACAATCAATGATGAAGAAAGGGATATATAA